Proteins encoded within one genomic window of Etheostoma cragini isolate CJK2018 chromosome 21, CSU_Ecrag_1.0, whole genome shotgun sequence:
- the skap1 gene encoding src kinase-associated phosphoprotein 1 isoform X3 translates to MGGQTTKDQQQSWLTGIQCLAQGLSRCLPTWTYCELFVSELLQDEDLSESAQETRKVLLNNFRVVHIRNPQEFPFPQSDFRDEDGSDDNRSSSLGRSAPSDDASVASDYQDDGTPEYFGGIPSVAAQDLYNILKQGFLEKRRRDHSFFGSEWQKRWCVLNNSIFYYFGSEKDKQQKGSFYIGDYSVQLVTNLRKDSKKNACFELFCPGRRSFQFTASSPQEAREWVDQINFVLRDLHSTSIPCDDDEEEEEETYDDIEGLTGPPLPRPSAAHGGTGEVDEEDEDIYEVLPEEDLTDESSEKNKPASSSDYANYYQGLWDCQADESDELTFQRGDLIYIISKEYNIHGWWVGEMKGAVGIVPKDFLHPAYIL, encoded by the exons atg gGAGGTCAGACTACAAAAGACCAGCAACAGAGCTGGCTGACAGGGATtcaatgtcttgcccaaggacttTCCAGATGCTTGCCAACCTGGACAT ACTGTGAGCTGTTTGTATCAGAGCTCCTTCAAGACGAGGACCTTAGTGAAAGTGCTCAAGAGACACGGAAGGTCTTACTGAATAACTTCAGGGTCGTCCACATAAG AAACCCTCAAGAATTCCCCTTCCCACAAT cggACTTTAGGGACGAAGACGGTTCTGACGACAACCGCAGTTCCAGCCTGGGTCGCTCTGCCCCATCAGACGATGCCTCCGTAGCCTCTGACTACCAGGATGATGGAACCCCTGAGT ACTTTGGTGGCATCCCCTCTGTGGCAGCCCAGGACCTCTACAACATCTTGAAGCAAGGCTTCttggagaagagaagaagag ATCACAGCTTCTTTGGTTCAGAGTGGCAAAAGAGATGGTGCGTCCTGAACAATTCAATATTCTACTACTTCGGGAGTGAAAAAG ATAAGCAGCAGAAGGGTTCCTTTTATATCGGCGACTACAGCGTGCAGCTGGTGACCAACCTTAGAAAAGACTCCAAAAAAAACGCCTGTTTCGAGCTCTTTTGCCCTGGCCGGCGCTCTTTTCAG TTCACTGCCAGTAGTCCTCAAGAGGCCAGAGAATGGGTGGACCAAATCAATTTTGTACTTAGAG ATCTCCACTCCACCTCCATCCCTTGCGATGatgacgaggaggaggaagaggagacctATGATGACATTGAGGGGTTGACTGGCCCTCCACTGCCTCGGCCCAGTGCTGCCCACGGGGGCACGGGGGAGGTCGACGAGGAGGACGAGGATATCTATGAGGTGCTTCCAG aAGAGGATCTGACggatgagagcagtgagaagAACAAACCAG CTTCGTCATCAGATTACGCTAACTACTACCAAGGTTTATGGGATTGCCAGGCCGACGAGTCGGACGAGCTGACCTTCCAGAGAGGAGATCTCATCTACATCATTAGCAAG GAGTACAACATTCACGGCTGGTGGGTCGGCGAGATGAAAGGCGCTGTGGGTATCGTCCCCAAGGACTTCCTGCACCCTGCCTACATCCTCTGA
- the skap1 gene encoding src kinase-associated phosphoprotein 1 isoform X4, whose amino-acid sequence MATIPYDIKRLLDDCELFVSELLQDEDLSESAQETRKVLLNNFRVVHIRNPQEFPFPQSDFRDEDGSDDNRSSSLGRSAPSDDASVASDYQDDGTPEYFGGIPSVAAQDLYNILKQGFLEKRRRDHSFFGSEWQKRWCVLNNSIFYYFGSEKDKQQKGSFYIGDYSVQLVTNLRKDSKKNACFELFCPGRRSFQFTASSPQEAREWVDQINFVLRDLHSTSIPCDDDEEEEEETYDDIEGLTGPPLPRPSAAHGGTGEVDEEDEDIYEVLPEEDLTDESSEKNKPASSSDYANYYQGLWDCQADESDELTFQRGDLIYIISKEYNIHGWWVGEMKGAVGIVPKDFLHPAYIL is encoded by the exons ATGGCGACAATCCCATATGACATTAAGAGGCTTTTGGACG ACTGTGAGCTGTTTGTATCAGAGCTCCTTCAAGACGAGGACCTTAGTGAAAGTGCTCAAGAGACACGGAAGGTCTTACTGAATAACTTCAGGGTCGTCCACATAAG AAACCCTCAAGAATTCCCCTTCCCACAAT cggACTTTAGGGACGAAGACGGTTCTGACGACAACCGCAGTTCCAGCCTGGGTCGCTCTGCCCCATCAGACGATGCCTCCGTAGCCTCTGACTACCAGGATGATGGAACCCCTGAGT ACTTTGGTGGCATCCCCTCTGTGGCAGCCCAGGACCTCTACAACATCTTGAAGCAAGGCTTCttggagaagagaagaagag ATCACAGCTTCTTTGGTTCAGAGTGGCAAAAGAGATGGTGCGTCCTGAACAATTCAATATTCTACTACTTCGGGAGTGAAAAAG ATAAGCAGCAGAAGGGTTCCTTTTATATCGGCGACTACAGCGTGCAGCTGGTGACCAACCTTAGAAAAGACTCCAAAAAAAACGCCTGTTTCGAGCTCTTTTGCCCTGGCCGGCGCTCTTTTCAG TTCACTGCCAGTAGTCCTCAAGAGGCCAGAGAATGGGTGGACCAAATCAATTTTGTACTTAGAG ATCTCCACTCCACCTCCATCCCTTGCGATGatgacgaggaggaggaagaggagacctATGATGACATTGAGGGGTTGACTGGCCCTCCACTGCCTCGGCCCAGTGCTGCCCACGGGGGCACGGGGGAGGTCGACGAGGAGGACGAGGATATCTATGAGGTGCTTCCAG aAGAGGATCTGACggatgagagcagtgagaagAACAAACCAG CTTCGTCATCAGATTACGCTAACTACTACCAAGGTTTATGGGATTGCCAGGCCGACGAGTCGGACGAGCTGACCTTCCAGAGAGGAGATCTCATCTACATCATTAGCAAG GAGTACAACATTCACGGCTGGTGGGTCGGCGAGATGAAAGGCGCTGTGGGTATCGTCCCCAAGGACTTCCTGCACCCTGCCTACATCCTCTGA
- the hoxb1b gene encoding homeobox protein Hox-B1b, translating to MNSYLDYPVCNRGANIFSAKAGYHNLNHGYMSSNSCATSDSYAPDGRLVASTSAPHQTPSLPLHPHQTHVNLDLQFATPGNCMYGSPLEYGHHQYGLAPEQDRSFIHAQVSPLGTNMAPYTGDSCGPGVATGSQYLHFGNGDQRQQEYPESVYTRLPPQSRENDLDHVEETSKTFDWMKVKRNPPKTAVHSEFGVPGQHNVIRTNFTTKQLTELEKEFHFNKYLTRARRVEVAASLELNETQVKIWFQNRRMKQKKREKLGCVLVNTPAPVEKLSGPDTPPKGKGKDCEP from the exons ATGAACTCCTACTTAGACTACCCCGTGTGTAACCGGGGTGCAAACATTTTCAGTGCCAAGGCCGGATACCACAATTTAAACCATGGATACATGTCGTCCAACTCGTGCGCAACAAGTGATAGTTACGCGCCGGACGGGCGTTTAGTTGCTTCAACCTCTGCGCCACACCAGACCCCGAGCCTCCCTCTGCACCCCCACCAGACACACGTCAACCTGGATCTGCAGTTTGCAACACCGGGAAACTGCATGTATGGTTCACCTCTGGAGTACGGACATCACCAGTACGGCCTCGCACCCGAGCAGGACCGAAGCTTCATTCATGCGCAAGTCTCCCCCCTCGGAACAAACATGGCTCCCTACACCGGGGACAGCTGTGGACCTGGAGTCGCAACAGGCAGCCAGTATCTACATTTTGGAAACGGAGACCAGAGGCAGCAAGAATATCCAGAAAGTGTTTACACAAGGTTACCGCCCCAAAGTAGGGAGAATGATTTGGACCATGTGGAGGAAACTTCTAAAACATTTGACTGGATGAAAGTGAAGCGGAATCCACCTAAAACAG CTGTCCACTCGGAGTTCGGAGTCCCCGGCCAGCACAACGTGATCCGCACCAACTTCACCACCAAGCAGCTCACcgagctggagaaagagttccACTTCAACAAATACCTGACGCGGGCACGGAGGGTGGAGGTCGCCGCCAGTCTGGAGCTCAACGAGACGCAGGTGAAAATCTGGTTTCAGAACCGCAGGATGAAGCAGAAGAAACGCGAGAAACTGGGCTGCGTTTTGGTTAACACTCCGGCACCTGTGGAGAAACTCTCCGGCCCTGACACTCCTCCAAAGGGAAAAGGGAAAGACTGTGAACCATGA
- the skap1 gene encoding src kinase-associated phosphoprotein 1 isoform X1, which produces MGGQTTKDQQQSWLTGIQCLAQGLSRCLPTWTYCELFVSELLQDEDLSESAQETRKVLLNNFRVVHIRNPQEFPFPQSDFRDEDGSDDNRSSSLGRSAPSDDASVASDYQDDGTPEYFGGIPSVAAQDLYNILKQGFLEKRRRDHSFFGSEWQKRWCVLNNSIFYYFGSEKDKQQKGSFYIGDYSVQLVTNLRKDSKKNACFELFCPGRRSFQFTASSPQEAREWVDQINFVLRDLHSTSIPCDDDEEEEEETYDDIEGLTGPPLPRPSAAHGGTGEVDEEDEDIYEVLPEEDLTDESSEKNKPASSSDYANYYQGLWDCQADESDELTFQRGDLIYIISKALMDNGGIEWEEIYGANPSRILKTLASTAATSSSFSSAHCSPLPLQPKRRAREKGRPIQCVSQSRASHHILAAAAC; this is translated from the exons atg gGAGGTCAGACTACAAAAGACCAGCAACAGAGCTGGCTGACAGGGATtcaatgtcttgcccaaggacttTCCAGATGCTTGCCAACCTGGACAT ACTGTGAGCTGTTTGTATCAGAGCTCCTTCAAGACGAGGACCTTAGTGAAAGTGCTCAAGAGACACGGAAGGTCTTACTGAATAACTTCAGGGTCGTCCACATAAG AAACCCTCAAGAATTCCCCTTCCCACAAT cggACTTTAGGGACGAAGACGGTTCTGACGACAACCGCAGTTCCAGCCTGGGTCGCTCTGCCCCATCAGACGATGCCTCCGTAGCCTCTGACTACCAGGATGATGGAACCCCTGAGT ACTTTGGTGGCATCCCCTCTGTGGCAGCCCAGGACCTCTACAACATCTTGAAGCAAGGCTTCttggagaagagaagaagag ATCACAGCTTCTTTGGTTCAGAGTGGCAAAAGAGATGGTGCGTCCTGAACAATTCAATATTCTACTACTTCGGGAGTGAAAAAG ATAAGCAGCAGAAGGGTTCCTTTTATATCGGCGACTACAGCGTGCAGCTGGTGACCAACCTTAGAAAAGACTCCAAAAAAAACGCCTGTTTCGAGCTCTTTTGCCCTGGCCGGCGCTCTTTTCAG TTCACTGCCAGTAGTCCTCAAGAGGCCAGAGAATGGGTGGACCAAATCAATTTTGTACTTAGAG ATCTCCACTCCACCTCCATCCCTTGCGATGatgacgaggaggaggaagaggagacctATGATGACATTGAGGGGTTGACTGGCCCTCCACTGCCTCGGCCCAGTGCTGCCCACGGGGGCACGGGGGAGGTCGACGAGGAGGACGAGGATATCTATGAGGTGCTTCCAG aAGAGGATCTGACggatgagagcagtgagaagAACAAACCAG CTTCGTCATCAGATTACGCTAACTACTACCAAGGTTTATGGGATTGCCAGGCCGACGAGTCGGACGAGCTGACCTTCCAGAGAGGAGATCTCATCTACATCATTAGCAAG GCACTCATGGACAACGGCGGGATAGAGTGGGAAGAGATTTATGGTGCAAACCCATCCAGGATCCTTAAAACTCTGGCAAGCACCGCTGccacctcttcctctttctcttcagcCCACTGCTCACCTCTCCCCCTCCAACCAAAACGCAGAGCGAGGGAGAAAGGCCGGCCAATCCAGTGCGTCTCCCAAAGCAGAGCGTCACATCACATTTTGGCCGCAGCTGCTTGTTAG
- the skap1 gene encoding src kinase-associated phosphoprotein 1 isoform X2: MATIPYDIKRLLDDCELFVSELLQDEDLSESAQETRKVLLNNFRVVHIRNPQEFPFPQSDFRDEDGSDDNRSSSLGRSAPSDDASVASDYQDDGTPEYFGGIPSVAAQDLYNILKQGFLEKRRRDHSFFGSEWQKRWCVLNNSIFYYFGSEKDKQQKGSFYIGDYSVQLVTNLRKDSKKNACFELFCPGRRSFQFTASSPQEAREWVDQINFVLRDLHSTSIPCDDDEEEEEETYDDIEGLTGPPLPRPSAAHGGTGEVDEEDEDIYEVLPEEDLTDESSEKNKPASSSDYANYYQGLWDCQADESDELTFQRGDLIYIISKALMDNGGIEWEEIYGANPSRILKTLASTAATSSSFSSAHCSPLPLQPKRRAREKGRPIQCVSQSRASHHILAAAAC, from the exons ATGGCGACAATCCCATATGACATTAAGAGGCTTTTGGACG ACTGTGAGCTGTTTGTATCAGAGCTCCTTCAAGACGAGGACCTTAGTGAAAGTGCTCAAGAGACACGGAAGGTCTTACTGAATAACTTCAGGGTCGTCCACATAAG AAACCCTCAAGAATTCCCCTTCCCACAAT cggACTTTAGGGACGAAGACGGTTCTGACGACAACCGCAGTTCCAGCCTGGGTCGCTCTGCCCCATCAGACGATGCCTCCGTAGCCTCTGACTACCAGGATGATGGAACCCCTGAGT ACTTTGGTGGCATCCCCTCTGTGGCAGCCCAGGACCTCTACAACATCTTGAAGCAAGGCTTCttggagaagagaagaagag ATCACAGCTTCTTTGGTTCAGAGTGGCAAAAGAGATGGTGCGTCCTGAACAATTCAATATTCTACTACTTCGGGAGTGAAAAAG ATAAGCAGCAGAAGGGTTCCTTTTATATCGGCGACTACAGCGTGCAGCTGGTGACCAACCTTAGAAAAGACTCCAAAAAAAACGCCTGTTTCGAGCTCTTTTGCCCTGGCCGGCGCTCTTTTCAG TTCACTGCCAGTAGTCCTCAAGAGGCCAGAGAATGGGTGGACCAAATCAATTTTGTACTTAGAG ATCTCCACTCCACCTCCATCCCTTGCGATGatgacgaggaggaggaagaggagacctATGATGACATTGAGGGGTTGACTGGCCCTCCACTGCCTCGGCCCAGTGCTGCCCACGGGGGCACGGGGGAGGTCGACGAGGAGGACGAGGATATCTATGAGGTGCTTCCAG aAGAGGATCTGACggatgagagcagtgagaagAACAAACCAG CTTCGTCATCAGATTACGCTAACTACTACCAAGGTTTATGGGATTGCCAGGCCGACGAGTCGGACGAGCTGACCTTCCAGAGAGGAGATCTCATCTACATCATTAGCAAG GCACTCATGGACAACGGCGGGATAGAGTGGGAAGAGATTTATGGTGCAAACCCATCCAGGATCCTTAAAACTCTGGCAAGCACCGCTGccacctcttcctctttctcttcagcCCACTGCTCACCTCTCCCCCTCCAACCAAAACGCAGAGCGAGGGAGAAAGGCCGGCCAATCCAGTGCGTCTCCCAAAGCAGAGCGTCACATCACATTTTGGCCGCAGCTGCTTGTTAG